The following proteins are encoded in a genomic region of Vicia villosa cultivar HV-30 ecotype Madison, WI unplaced genomic scaffold, Vvil1.0 ctg.000366F_1_1, whole genome shotgun sequence:
- the LOC131627536 gene encoding kunitz-type trypsin inhibitor-like 1 protein — protein sequence MNPLSSLILSFFLFTFIINLPSNTAAPSQVVDSNGNPLTYGNQYFIFPASDNPSIGAPTLNKISDSECPLTVLQNNAKLGIPVKFTAAESTTGNILTGTDLEIEFTEKPSCAERSQWMVFVDNTTQLSCIGIGGPGNYRGVKTTCGKFLIAKHGSGGVYRLGFCLDNDGDCGYLGLKDFGGEEGGFRFIVTVTDAYSVVFVPAASVKSVAGVEISNI from the coding sequence ATGAATCCCCTTTCGTCTCtcatcctttccttcttcctcttcactttcatcatcaatcttccatCAAACACCGCTGCACCTTCTCAAGTTGTGGACTCAAACGGTAACCCCCTTACCTATGGCAACCAATACTTCATTTTCCCAGCAAGTGATAACCCTAGTATCGGAGCACCAACCCTAAACAAAATCTCTGATTCTGAATGTCCACTAACCGTCCTACAAAACAACGCCAAACTAGGAATACCAGTCAAGTTCACCGCAGCAGAAAGCACCACCGGTAACATCTTAACCGGTACTGATCTCGAGATTGAGTTCACTGAGAAACCTAGCTGTGCTGAAAGATCCCAATGGATGGTGTTTGTTGATAACACCACTCAACTGAGCTGTATTGGTATTGGTGGTCCTGGAAACTATCGTGGTGTTAAAACGACTTGTGGAAAGTTTTTGATAGCGAAACATGGCTCTGGCGGTGTTTATAGGCTTGGGTTTTGTTTGGACAATGATGGTGATTGTGGTTATCTTGGACTGAAAGATTTTGGTGGTGAAGAAGGTGGATTCCGTTTCATTGTGACTGTAACTGACGCTTATTCTGTTGTGTTTGTTCCTGCTGCTTCTGTGAAATCTGTTGCAGGTGTTGAAATTAGTAACATTTAG